A region from the Fusarium musae strain F31 chromosome 1, whole genome shotgun sequence genome encodes:
- a CDS encoding hypothetical protein (EggNog:ENOG41) has protein sequence MSEPEPKSSSPTVQLSQWVSKLKLDDIPDRVRTRAKYLILDGLACAFVGSHLPWSETAAQAMLNLEPTQGDASLIGWGGRKVTALTAALLNGTFIQGFELDDWHSEAPLHSNSIILPALLAAAEQANAQASRFTTSGQDFLLATIAGYETGPRVGRSLWGTHVLSSGWHSGAVFGPAAAAASVSKLYGLDADTVEDAFGIACTQSCGLMSAQFESDVKRMHHGFAARNGLLAAVLAQGGYVGIKKVFEREYGGFLKQFSSGNGKQPQYRLEELTSELGIKWQTEGIRIKPYAAMAGTHPSIDCIRHLQEQHPDRLKRFDEIKNIDILLGEAAFHHGGWKAVKPLTATGAQMSNSFTAATQIVHGQVLMPQFTPEMLVDNDVWRLVDLTECKLHVTDGDSIGCQEVRIVFEDGTVLHHGVPNAFGVDPPLSNEDIVAKWRQLTKGIVENEVVAKIEEIVLSLEEQDDLVSLFKLIRETSKNPLAR, from the coding sequence ATGAGTGAACCAGAACCAAAGTCATCAAGCCCGACGGTGCAACTGTCACAATGGGTTTCAAAGCTGAAACTGGATGACATCCCGGACCGAGTGCGTACTCGAGCAAAGTACCTAATTCTCGATGGACTGGCGTGCGCATTTGTCGGATCTCATCTACCTTGGTCTGAGACGGCAGCGCAAGCTATGCTCAACCTGGAGCCAACACAGGGAGACGCTTCGCTCATCGGGTGGGGGGGACGCAAAGTTACCGCTCTCACTGCCGCGCTTCTAAATGGAACCTTCATCCAGGGTTTCGAGCTGGATGACTGGCACAGCGAGGCTCCCCTTCATTCGAACAGCATCATTCTGCCAGCTCTGCTTGCCGCTGCAGAACAAGCCAATGCACAAGCTTCCCGCTTCACAACCTCCGGACAAGACTTTCTTCTCGCGACTATCGCGGGCTACGAGACAGGGCCACGTGTAGGGCGTTCTCTCTGGGGTACACATGTTCTCTCATCAGGCTGGCATTCTGGAGCAGTCTTTGGgcctgctgctgccgccgccaGCGTCAGCAAGCTTTACGGGCTCGATGCGGACACGGTCGAGGATGCTTTTGGGATAGCATGTACCCAGTCGTGTGGTCTCATGTCTGCCCAGTTCGAGAGCGACGTAAAGCGCATGCACCATGGGTTTGCAGCACGGAACGGTCTTCTGGCTGCTGTCTTGGCACAAGGCGGCTATGTTGGCATCAAGAAAGTCTTTGAGCGCGAGTATGGAGGCTTCTTGAAACAATTCAGTTCTGGAAATGGGAAGCAACCTCAATATCGGCTGGAGGAGTTGACGAGCGAGCTGGGGATCAAGTGGCAGACGGAGGGCATCAGGATCAAGCCGTACGCAGCAATGGCAGGTACACATCCGAGCATTGACTGTATCCGCCATCTCCAGGAGCAGCATCCCGATAGGCTGAAGAGATTCGATGAGATAAAGAATATCGACATCCTCCTTGGCGAAGCTGCTTTCCATCACGGAGGCTGGAAAGCCGTGAAGCCTCTTACAGCAACGGGAGCTCAGATGAGCAACTCGTTCACGGCTGCCACACAAATTGTTCACGGACAGGTTTTGATGCCACAGTTTACCCCAGAAATGCTCGTTGACAACGATGTTTGGAGGCTTGTCGATCTCACTGAGTGTAAACTCCATGTTACGGACGGCGACTCAATCGGCTGTCAAGAAGTGAGGATTGTGTTTGAAGACGGGACAGTCCTACATCACGGTGTGCCGAATGCATTCGGCGTGGATCCACCCCTGTCTAATGAAGATATAGTGGCCAAATGGAGGCAGCTAACCAAAGGCATTGTTGAGAATGAAGTTGTAGCAAAGATTGAGGAGATAGTGTTGTCTTTGGAGGAGCAGGATGACCTTGTATCACTTTTTAAGCTCATTCGTGAAACATCGAAGAATCCGCTGGCCAGATAG
- a CDS encoding hypothetical protein (BUSCO:EOG092658X5) — translation MASRVPSFASKVLRQLPKQPQRSSPFLRAPFIRPTTTNLQSFRAAHNIPRPPTQTYAKPNPEQAQTGETPKSEGERPEIKASHYQLSFTCIPCGHRSHHNVSKQGYHHGSTLITCPECRNRHVISDHLNIFGDRKVTVEDLMREKGRLVKRGSLGEDGDIEFWPEESLPADIQAGKSESS, via the coding sequence ATGGCCTCACGGGTGCCGTCCTTCGCTTCCAAAGTCCTGCGCCAGCTGCCAAAGCAACCGCAGCGCTCCTCGCCATTCCTACGCGCTCCCTTTATTCGTCCTACCACGACAAACCTCCAGTCTTTCCGCGCAGCGCATAACATTCCACGACCACCTACCCAAACATATGCCAAACCGAACCCTGAGCAGGCGCAAACTGGCGAGACGCCCAAAAGCGAAGGAGAAAGGCCCGAGATCAAGGCGTCGCACTACCAATTATCATTTACGTGCATTCCATGCGGCCATCGCTCTCACCACAATGTCTCTAAGCAGGGCTACCATCATGGCTCTACACTCATCACATGTCCCGAGTGCAGGAACAGACACGTCATCAGCGATCACTTGAACATCTTTGGTGATAGGAAAGTCACTGTCGAAGATCTTATGAGGGAAAAGGGTCGTCTTGTGAAGAGGGGAAGTTTAGGCGAAGACGGCGATATTGAGTTTTGGCCAGAGGAATCTCTCCCCGCAGACATTCAAGCTGGTAAAAGCGAGAGCTCATGA